The genomic stretch AGTTGCGGCAGTGGCGAACCCAGGGAGGTCGATCGCTCTttaaaaacgtcagtttatacattggatttccctctctctcagACAAAAGAACCGCCCCCCACAGACccagggtctggatccgcccctgagttcggggggggggggcgttcgcccccccccccaaatagtTTAAACATTGGATTTcccctctctctttccctcAACGTGCTTcgaggaacacacacacacccttcCCCATCAAAGTGAGGGTCGGGATACCTCCCCATCATTCAGATTTTGGTGTTCTTTGCTGCAGCTCTGCTACAACTCCTGGTGCATGAAAATGCTGTACAGTTTGCCTTAACTTCCAAAATGTGCGTTCGGTGCACAATCTGGCATGCAGTCTGTGCACGGCGGTCGCCTTCACCCAAGGGCCCATTTCGCAAAAACACGATGTAAAGTTTTCGAGCAAGCTCTCGGCAGGCTCGGCTCAGCAGCGCCCAGCTGCTCGTAGCATGCTCCCCAGGGAGCGGTCCGGCAACGCTGGCAGGATGGCTTCAGCAAAATGGCGTCCGATGTCAGTGGGCGAGCAAGTTGTGCATCCACAATTTCTCCGCTTTTCATTCGACTAAGATGTCCTACCAGGCTATGACTTGTCTTCGAGTGTAGTTAGAAATGACCAGCGAATATTTTAACAGCATGCAGGTGATGCTCGGTGCGTCAGGGATCTAGGGGACTGCAGTGCGCATCAACACTGGATGCTGCATAGGTAAATTGTCTGACACTTGGTTGCGGATTCTCCGAGTTCTCTATCTGGCATGACCCTGATGTGACTCGAGTCGTTGCTTGTTTCGAGCAGATAGAAAACGCCTTTGGCCACGTGACTAGCCAACCTACTCGGTCTGTAATATAATCACTTGACCACAGAGGTGCCGATAAGGCGTACCATTGCGTGCGATTAGATTACACTCAAGTTGATAACACTCAAGTACGGCATGCCATTCTGAGGCGTTATCGCCTCATGTGTTGAGGAAACGGATATTGCGATGAAGCCGTGGTTTTGGAAAGTTACACGTCTGTTTGAGAGGACAAGCAGCACCTTCTGCTATGCACACTTTTTATCGCACTTACCGCAATCCGGTATCCTATAAAAAAGGAGCGTGGCTAATGTTAAGCTCTGTTAATGACTCGCAAAATAAGTGGTATTGCGACACATGTCGCCCCCAAATGAGCTCCGTTAGCGCGTTTTCGCATGTTGCAATCACGTAGCGGGTTGTATCTCAAAAGTACTATTCCAAATACGCTATTTTTAGATTCAAGAAGTTTGTTTGTGAGGGTAACAGTGTGCTACGCTGCCTTTATCCTATCTGTTGTTCCTGGATATCCTAGCTTATGTTTGCAGAGTTTGATATAGCCTTGGAATGGGGCTTTTTTTTAGAAGTGTAATCAGCCTTATTAGTCGTAACTGCGTAGTTGCACGCTCCTTGCGATGTTGACACGGTACGCTGTATCTTTGTGTGCTGTCTGCTTTCTGTTGCAGACTGACTTCCGACACGATGACCAAACAAAATGAGTTCATGATGTCAACTATGGGCATGCTGCTGCTTCTGCTTCTGCTTCCTATGACTGCGGGCCTTCCCATAGACACAGGTACAAAAACCAACCTTTTTAGAACAAAATTAGTATAGGGAGGTCTTCTAACCAGGGACTCGATAGAAGGAAAATCTTCTCTCAAAGGATTGTTCGTAATTTCTGTCGGTGAGGATACAGACAACAAAATATTGCAGGGGACTTCGAAGCAGCGCCACTCTGGTGGGCCGTGCCCTGCGTCGCGGTGGTCACCATCCTGCTGGCACTTGGCTGCGTCTGTTGCCGCGAGGATGGCCTCAAGGTTGCCAACCTTTGACCACtaaactgcttttttttttttaaattgttgTCAGTGGGCTCCACCACGCTTCGTCGTGTAGAAGGCCGTCGTTGAAAGATGCATCGATGTTTGCAGGTGCTGGGTGTTGAGAACGGCACCCAAGTGTCCCACCTGCCGATGAGCAACGTGCTGGCGGAAGAGATCACCATATTTCCTCCGCCGGCGTCGCAGCTCGCGTTCACCTCACAGCCCTCCTACGAAGACAAGGTATGGACCTCTTAACCCTTCCCCGAGGGAAACGTGTGCCGTGCTAAACCGAGCTCGTACGGTGCAGGTGCGTTTCGAGCCGTTGCCGAAAATCTTTCCTCGAGGTGGGGGGGCATCGAAGCGCCCTCTACGCCCCGCACACTATTCGGGAGAGCTGGGATCGCGGCCTTCGACCATCCATGACTGGTTTGGTACGTCTGTTTTTTGTCATCTCTAGTATTCTTAGAGCCTTGTGTGTTCGGGGTTGAGCCCCGTAAAACCCAGATTTTTAAACGTAAACCTTGATTCTTAGGCCCCGATTCATGGGGTTAAGGGGACGGAATTTTCTGACAGTCTGGGAGCCACAGAATTGGTCCGAAATATTGAGCAGTCATTTCAGATTTTTAAACATAAACCTTGGTTTTTAGCCCCCGATTCATGGGGCTGACGGAATTTTCGGCCAGTCTGGGGAGCCACAGGATTGGTCCGAAATATTGAGCAGTCATTTCAGATTTTTAAACGTAAACCTTGATTTTTAGCCCCCGATTCACGGGGCTAAGGGGACCGAATTTTGGGACAGTCTGGGGAGCCACAGGATTGGTCTGAAATATTGAGCAGTCATTTCAGATTTTTAAACGTAAACCTTGATTTTTAGCCCCCGATTCACGGGACTAAGGGGACCGAATTTTCGGACAATCTGGGAGCCACAGAATTGGTCCGAAATATTGAGCAGTCTAAATTTTTTTGTCAGTGGCAAAGATAGACTTTCCTCCCGGGGTGATTTATTCCAAAGTGTcttagaaaaatgtatttattttgtttaccGTCGGGGCATGTGCATGTACGGCGAAACATTGTTACAGAAAAAAGCGTTTGCTTTGTTTTTGTAGCGCAACACAAACGTGGGATATaccagggtgtttgctctaacgtgtccagaaattatatctaaagcgagcgataaaagaaaagcaagcggtacttttctgctacttgagtaagaaacaggtactgcttcactagtagtagcacctgtttcttagtcaagtagctgaaaagtaccgcccgtttctcttttatcgctcgctttaaataaaatttctggacacgttagagcaaacaccctgtagaaggAGAGATCAGTACAGAACCTTCAGATCTTCTTTACCAGCCTGACCCGTCAGATATTTTGCCGACTATCTCTCTGGCGTTGTCGACTCCGAAGAGAACGTCGATGTTGTTACTGACGCCGCGAACGTCAGTGTCATAGTAGTGTGGAGTGCAAACACAATACAGCCCACTTCCGCACCTAGCACATTTACAGCAGTGGCGTTTTTCCTGCTTCACGTATCGAACAATGTTTAAACGCCTTTATTGCACATATGTAGGAGTAAACTATTGGACGCGTTTGAAATGCACTAGCACAGTGCCCATGTGAGCTCGGATCATGCGTGCGTGCGTCATTTTGTGGAGGTATCGGATAAATTTCTCATATTTGACACACGTACGCGAAAGAATGGTTAAAAACGCGGGTCTACTACAGAGAACTCAGTGCTCGGAACAAGAAAGGCACACACGAAAACAACCTTGTTCTTGCGTGGCTGTCTTGTTGCTAGTAGTATTATATTTTTCATTATGTGCACGGTCCGGTCCACGTGCCGGCGCATGAGGCCTAGAAACAGTgccggacggacggacggatgtGAAGGTATGTTTATGCCAAAGTTTTGGGCCTCAAGAATCATAACATCAAATCAAAAATCATCATCAAAATCATAACACCAAACAAAACATCAATCAAAAATCATAACTCAAGAAAGGCATAACATTCCCCGGTGTTTTCGGCAGCGTGTTTATACCATGAAAGCAGGGGCGGTCCCAGCGAAGTACTTGGGGGGGGGCGACGTCTGTGAGCCTTTAGCCAGTCGCTAACCATTTGGGTgcgagaggggggagggggaaggaTTGGTATGCTAGACGATGGGAAGTCTTATAAGTAACAAGTTTGGGAgtgcgccttcttcgctctccTTGAGAGAGTCACAGGGAAAGAGACGAAAACTGTACCaggctgtgttttttttttggggggggggggcgaccgcccccaaCACCCCCCTTGGGACCGCCACTGCATGAATGACGTTAACTGCAGCGTGCGTGTTAATTTTCTCGTAACTCGCAGCGGTTCACAATTTTCGGCGACGCGTGCGAGTGTGCTGAGAACCGCTGCTTGTCTCTCTGCGGCACTGACACTGATCGCGCGCATTTTGTGCTGCAGATGATCCGCAGGCTAACTTCCCCAGGCAGCAGCTGCAGTACCTGCAGGAGCTGGGCACCGGCTGGTTTGGGCAGGCAGTGAAGGGTGAGGCCCAAAACCTGGGCGGCATCGGGACTTCGTCCGTCGTGGTGAAGATTTTGCGCACTGATGCCACGCCCACGGAGCACCTTTGCTTCCTCCACGAAGTGCAACCTTACAGGTAGGATTTCTGATGGGCAATGACAACCTCCAAGACATTAGCTagctgttttttttgtttttttttgcgctttttgtttttttataaagGCCAATGATTTTTCTCATAAAAACATAGTGGATATGGTCATCTGTTCTGTTCTAAGGATGATTATAAACAGTTTGAGACATAAGTCGGATATTGATATGAGGTGCCAGTTGGCACATGGTGGCTTACATTTGAGGTGCTTATGTAGAGGCGGACATTCTCGAGGCTACAAAATGCTGAAACGGGGGGAAAAAAATTTGCAGATTCCTCGCAGCTGATACAAATGTTTTGAACGCTGTCTGTGTCAATCGTACGAAAAAAGTAGCGTAGGAATGCATTCTGCATTAAAAGTACTAGtgtcgacttttttttttacattgaccTCTCGTGGCATGTTTGCGCATGCAGAGTCCTCCGCCACGAAAACATTCTCCGCCTTTTGGGTCGGTGCTTGGAGTCCGATCCGTTCCTCATCATCCTGGAAGACTCCGCCATGGTGAGGCTGTTCGGTTATCTTCTGACCATGCTGTGTACTCGCAGATTACGTGTGCTAAATACAGTATATGCtatagttagggcctgactttttagggttaaacccgtattcGCCCGATATTGACCCCCcaaacgaaatctgtaaaattcgggtttaacccgaatctacccgaaaacatccgggtcgcgtggcacactcataagcgtgcattaaaataaagtttgataacattgctaaacattagttccatgttaagacaaatttttattaaacaaaaaaaatcacccgaatacacccgaattccagacgacagaatatgccgtaacgggatttaacccgaatacacccgaattttcgaatgaaaaatatcacccgatatttaccccccgaatttggccaaaaataaaacccgaaaaagtcaggccctagctaTAGTATAGTATAAGTACACAAGTGCTGTAGTATGCAAGTACATGCTGTGTGCTAAAATGGCCCTTAGGACTTGAAGAGATTCCTGGTACAGAGGCGGAGCAACTCTGACACCTTTTTCGCAAGCGGAGCGTTGCTGCACATAGCACGGGCCGTCACGTCTGGCCTGCAGTACATGCACAGATACGGCTTTGCCCACGTGTAAGCGTACCCTCTTACGTCTTCTTTCACGAGTGGAAATTACTCGCCCACCTCTTCTAGTGATCTGGCGGCAAGAAATTGTGTTATAACGAGGGATCAGCTAGTGAAGGTTGGGGACTACGGTACTTCGATACAGGCGTACAAGGTAAGCGCCCGAGGAAATTTAGTTGATTACGAGTCGGAGAGAATGGCCCGTGCTTAATGTGTGACAAGGATTACCGCCTTGTCTCGTTTGTAAACCAACGTGGGCAATATATAATCCGCAGGAAGACTACTACGTGGTTGGCGACGTTGCCATCCCCATTCGCTGGAGCGCTCCAGAATCGATCCATTGCACAGAGATCGCATTAGAAGCCAGGGAAATCACCAAAGAAGCTAATGTGTGGTACGTACCTAATATTGGGAATGTGGGAAGTTGTGGATTTGGATATTGGGGATTTTTATCCCCGTTTCTCAATTTCGGATTCTGGTAGCGATCGAAGCCCAATCTTCTATCCGTGTGTGCGGGCATGAATTAGGTAGTTCCATCATAGCCATTTCCTGCGTCACTgatatacagggttcgccaagataaacttcggggtttgtaacgaagatagaacaaataagaacagtgtcgggaagctaaagtagatgttagtggacgtattatgccccaaaattttatgtcgatactgccatttgGTCCATTCCTCTGCGGATAAATTGTGAAAATTAGAAAATCGCCGCTGCCtagtcggctatacctgtgtttcagctcctttacgtcagatggcgaaacggtcgaacgcggcattgcagacgacatcgaaatctgaacaagtggaactgaatgcagaatcgtactctgcaacgccgcATTCGCCCGTTTCGCCATCTGGCGGAATGGAGCTGAAACGCAGGTTTAGCCGTTTAGGCAGCGgcgatttttttaattttcacaatttatccgcagagaaacagaccaagcggcattatcgacataaaattttggggcataataggtcttctaacatctactttggctttccgacacagttctaatttgttttatcttcgttacaaaccccgaagtttatcttgacGAACCCTGTACAATCAACACCAAACTTTTGTATGAGCACGTTATTATTTCGTGATTTTACGGGCTTTATTCTTATTTTGGGGTTCATGTTGCGAGAAAGTCACTGCCAAATTTTTATCACAATTTTCATTTGTGTGTGGAGAATTTTGGACTACATACCTGAGTGGAATTGCAGCAGGGACGCGGACCAGCGGGTTAAAACGTAAACGACAGGAGACCTGCAGGCTTCTCCAGGTCTCTCCTGTCATTTGCTTTAACCTGCTTGTCCGCATCTCTTGCTGCAGTTCCACTCAAGTATGTACTTTATCCACGGCTATCTTTGAGGCTACGGCTATGACTATCTTTGAGAGTCATTGTGGTGGTCTTAGCGGGTAGCTTGTCAACTATGTGTATCCCTGTACAGGAGCTTAGGTGTACTGTTGTGGGAGCTGGCCACGCTCTGTTCGACTCCTTACTCGAGCCTGAGCGACGATGAGGTCATACAGAGGGTCATCATGCAGAAGCGCTTGATATTAGAAAGGCCAAAGGTCGTCAGCCCACACATGGATCGGCTGTAAGTACGCAGCCTTTCACTAAGCCTAACTGAGACGCGATGCCGTGTGACCGCAGGTCGACATCGCACAGCTGTCTCACTGAGGAGCCTCTTTCAGGTACCAGGTGATGACATGGTGCTGGAACGACCCTCTGGAGCGGCCCACAGTCCAGGAAGTCGGCGGACTACTCGCCCACCTCTGCAACCACAAAGACTCTACGGACTTCGAGGCCCGCTGGAACTCCCTGCGTCCCGTCATGGTCCGCGAGCACAACCTAGCTCACCCAGCTGCGGGAGACATGTCTTTTGAGAGCAACTTCACCCCTGCACAGAGCCCCCAGGAGGAACTGACCTCCATGCAGATCTCGGAAGCAATCCAAGACTTGGACGCGATCCTGGCCGCAGAGTCTTCCGAAGACAGCAAGACAGACATGCCCACGGTCGACAGTTTATGCTCCACGGAGTCCAAGGAGAACTCGTTGGGATTCAAGAAGAGCGCCTCGGTCGAGGACCTGCTGAAGGAAGGGCCGGAAAAGGTGGCCCAGCTCTTCCGCATCACCGTgattgacgacgacgacgtgggCGAACCGCGGAGTCTGAGCAGCCTGGCCGACGAGAGCGCGAAGAGGATATGGAGCAGCGCGGAGGCGCTGTCTACGAGCAGTGCGAGGAGAGAACGCAATATATGGAAGACGGCGGACGACTCTGGCGCGGAGATGCCCTCCTCGGCGGTAATGAGGTCCCTAGAGGAGCTAGCGTCGCGGGTCGCGGCCGACGTAAGTAGCGGCATGTCGGGTAGCGGTGGCGGGTCTGCTGGTAGTATTCGCTGCTCTTCCCCTTATGACACCACTGCTTTCTCTACTAACCGGGCTTcctgtgtgtcgtctgcttacatTTCCACCACCGGCTGTGACTCACCTCACCTTAACCCCGTGTGTGCCGAGGACGACCCGGAGCGCAACCGGGGAAGTCGAAGCGACCGGACGCAACGCGCGCCGTCCGACGCCCCGCGTGCCCCGGTTGACTGCCCGCATGTCCTTGATTTCAGCCGCAGCTCTGAGGGCAGCAGCAGCTCGCCGCGCACGGGAGGGGCCACGTCTCCGGAACTGTGCACCACCGGGGACAGCAGCGGGAACCTCTACGTGACCGCCATGGAGTCGGAACCTTCCGAGGGTTCCGTCTTGAGCACGACGGACATTTCGCTGGTGGAGGGTTTTTCAGAGTCGGTGGCGTCGTTTGTCACCGCCCAGCCGGAGGACGACACGTCGGAGTGTTCGGAGGCGACGCTGGCAGACGACGGGTGCGCGGACGAGTGGGAGCAGCGGTGGAACGAACAATCGCCCTCACTCCTGTCGGACGGGACGGTGGACGACGCCCAGAGGGAGTTGCGTGTGGAGTGCAATAACTCGTTAGATATGAGTGACACTTCCTTGTTGGAGAGGATGGAGGAATTGAGAGGCACGGTGGACGAAGTGGTGGCGCAGGAGAACGGATTCTTGGATGCGCCTCTGTCTGCGAGGCAGGCAACACTGTCATGGAGCGAGGGATCggaagggagagaacgttgttaCGGTGAGGACTCTGCATTTGTAAGGAAAAGGGGGGTAGTTTAATTTTAGGGAGCAGCAGTGCAGTGTTTGCTCATAGTATCTCTGCTCTCTTACGCGAAGCCATTTTGAATTTCTGGAAGGCCCCCATTATGATAGGCACATTACTGAAGGCTAGTAAGCAACGTCCATAAAAGTGCTCCAGAAGGTCATGGAAAGAAGTTTGCCCCCTGAGTCcctgcgccattaaaatacaTTTACTTCTTTACAAACATATGAACTATTGAAGATTTTGTGCATTTGGGATAATGACAGCCGATCTCAATGTTGTTACAGTGCATTTAATTGGAGATTTTTAATTTAATatttttaattaattatttaatgAATACTTAGTATAATTAATAATTTAATTAATATAATTAGTAATTAATTTAataattttaatttaatttttaattttaacTGTAAGGGGACCAAAGTTGTGTTTGAGTGAAATATGAGACTTGTCATGACTAGGGCCCggaattttaggcatttgcTTATAAACGCCTAAATGAAAGATTTTCGGGGCAGCCTGCCTTTTTATTGACCCTATTGAATTCTCCCTTGTAAGATTTTTAGATGCCATAAAAGCCTTTTCTAGAGGTGCGAGCGCGCCTTTCCGGCTCAT from Ornithodoros turicata isolate Travis chromosome 4, ASM3712646v1, whole genome shotgun sequence encodes the following:
- the LOC135392000 gene encoding uncharacterized protein LOC135392000 isoform X1, with protein sequence MLHRLTSDTMTKQNEFMMSTMGMLLLLLLLPMTAGLPIDTGDFEAAPLWWAVPCVAVVTILLALGCVCCREDGLKVLGVENGTQVSHLPMSNVLAEEITIFPPPASQLAFTSQPSYEDKVRFEPLPKIFPRGGGASKRPLRPAHYSGELGSRPSTIHDWFDDPQANFPRQQLQYLQELGTGWFGQAVKGEAQNLGGIGTSSVVVKILRTDATPTEHLCFLHEVQPYRVLRHENILRLLGRCLESDPFLIILEDSAMDLKRFLVQRRSNSDTFFASGALLHIARAVTSGLQYMHRYGFAHVDLAARNCVITRDQLVKVGDYGTSIQAYKEDYYVVGDVAIPIRWSAPESIHCTEIALEAREITKEANVWSLGVLLWELATLCSTPYSSLSDDEVIQRVIMQKRLILERPKVVSPHMDRLYQVMTWCWNDPLERPTVQEVGGLLAHLCNHKDSTDFEARWNSLRPVMVREHNLAHPAAGDMSFESNFTPAQSPQEELTSMQISEAIQDLDAILAAESSEDSKTDMPTVDSLCSTESKENSLGFKKSASVEDLLKEGPEKVAQLFRITVIDDDDVGEPRSLSSLADESAKRIWSSAEALSTSSARRERNIWKTADDSGAEMPSSAVMRSLEELASRVAADVSSGMSGSGGGSAGSIRCSSPYDTTAFSTNRASCVSSAYISTTGCDSPHLNPVCAEDDPERNRGSRSDRTQRAPSDAPRAPVDCPHVLDFSRSSEGSSSSPRTGGATSPELCTTGDSSGNLYVTAMESEPSEGSVLSTTDISLVEGFSESVASFVTAQPEDDTSECSEATLADDGCADEWEQRWNEQSPSLLSDGTVDDAQRELRVECNNSLDMSDTSLLERMEELRGTVDEVVAQENGFLDAPLSARQATLSWSEGSEGRERCYGASHERYKVNEEQHQDVSPTDLMGELCEEEEILTVDTATNEITVRPAPPSTLLLQSEEVLAGGDRMSDTDDTSSTGTSCSTTSGSFECLTQDRVSRSAEDVGMARDERGVEIAFPSATWDRSATSTKGVLKSSLYENKQEGASQASSTSLRKSVSFNDVIRSVYHYPPEEELPTPRSADLDYSSFQDWEFQSSPEDDFRIVEEMESSDEDNEDPRALPRYPPGGLEGIDNACVNGDGNLLTNERPPWDSMSDLSCLDGESEDEPDAAEKAPRDGLWNDANANTEPLFVNSNFGNLSKLPSSAAVAQGSSGVGNVEKV
- the LOC135392000 gene encoding uncharacterized protein LOC135392000 isoform X3, with product MTKQNEFMMSTMGMLLLLLLLPMTAGLPIDTGDFEAAPLWWAVPCVAVVTILLALGCVCCREDGLKVLGVENGTQVSHLPMSNVLAEEITIFPPPASQLAFTSQPSYEDKVRFEPLPKIFPRGGGASKRPLRPAHYSGELGSRPSTIHDWFDDPQANFPRQQLQYLQELGTGWFGQAVKGEAQNLGGIGTSSVVVKILRTDATPTEHLCFLHEVQPYRVLRHENILRLLGRCLESDPFLIILEDSAMDLKRFLVQRRSNSDTFFASGALLHIARAVTSGLQYMHRYGFAHVDLAARNCVITRDQLVKVGDYGTSIQAYKEDYYVVGDVAIPIRWSAPESIHCTEIALEAREITKEANVWSLGVLLWELATLCSTPYSSLSDDEVIQRVIMQKRLILERPKVVSPHMDRLYQVMTWCWNDPLERPTVQEVGGLLAHLCNHKDSTDFEARWNSLRPVMVREHNLAHPAAGDMSFESNFTPAQSPQEELTSMQISEAIQDLDAILAAESSEDSKTDMPTVDSLCSTESKENSLGFKKSASVEDLLKEGPEKVAQLFRITVIDDDDVGEPRSLSSLADESAKRIWSSAEALSTSSARRERNIWKTADDSGAEMPSSAVMRSLEELASRVAADVSSGMSGSGGGSAGSIRCSSPYDTTAFSTNRASCVSSAYISTTGCDSPHLNPVCAEDDPERNRGSRSDRTQRAPSDAPRAPVDCPHVLDFSRSSEGSSSSPRTGGATSPELCTTGDSSGNLYVTAMESEPSEGSVLSTTDISLVEGFSESVASFVTAQPEDDTSECSEATLADDGCADEWEQRWNEQSPSLLSDGTVDDAQRELRVECNNSLDMSDTSLLERMEELRGTVDEVVAQENGFLDAPLSARQATLSWSEGSEGRERCYGASHERYKVNEEQHQDVSPTDLMGELCEEEEILTVDTATNEITVRPAPPSTLLLQSEEVLAGGDRMSDTDDTSSTGTSCSTTSGSFECLTQDRVSRSAEDVGMARDERGVEIAFPSATWDRSATSTKGVLKSSLYENKQEGASQASSTSLRKSVSFNDVIRSVYHYPPEEELPTPRSADLDYSSFQDWEFQSSPEDDFRIVEEMESSDEDNEDPRALPRYPPGGLEGIDNACVNGDGNLLTNERPPWDSMSDLSCLDGESEDEPDAAEKAPRDGLWNDANANTEPLFVNSNFGNLSKLPSSAAVAQGSSGVGNVEKV
- the LOC135392000 gene encoding uncharacterized protein LOC135392000 isoform X2 → MLHRLTSDTMTKQNEFMMSTMGMLLLLLLLPMTAGLPIDTGDFEAAPLWWAVPCVAVVTILLALGCVCCREDGLKVLGVENGTQVSHLPMSNVLAEEITIFPPPASQLAFTSQPSYEDKVRFEPLPKIFPRGGGASKRPLRPAHYSGELGSRPSTIHDWFDDPQANFPRQQLQYLQELGTGWFGQAVKGEAQNLGGIGTSSVVVKILRTDATPTEHLCFLHEVQPYRVLRHENILRLLGRCLESDPFLIILEDSAMDLKRFLVQRRSNSDTFFASGALLHIARAVTSGLQYMHRYGFAHVDLAARNCVITRDQLVKVGDYGTSIQAYKEDYYVVGDVAIPIRWSAPESIHCTEIALEAREITKEANVWSLGVLLWELATLCSTPYSSLSDDEVIQRVIMQKRLILERPKVVSPHMDRLYQVMTWCWNDPLERPTVQEVGGLLAHLCNHKDSTDFEARWNSLRPVMVREHNLAHPAAGDMSFESNFTPAQSPQEELTSMQISEAIQDLDAILAAESSEDSKTDMPTVDSLCSTESKENSLGFKKSASVEDLLKEGPEKVAQLFRITVIDDDDVGEPRSLSSLADESAKRIWSSAEALSTSSARRERNIWKTADDSGAEMPSSAVMRSLEELASRVAADVSSGMSGSGGGSAGSIRCSSPYDTTAFSTNRASCVSSAYISTTGCDSPHLNPVCAEDDPERNRGSRSDRTQRAPSDAPRAPVDCPHVLDFSRSSEGSSSSPRTGGATSPELCTTGDSSGNLYVTAMESEPSEGSVLSTTDISLVEGFSESVASFVTAQPEDDTSECSEATLADDGCADEWEQRWNEQSPSLLSDGTVDDAQRELRVECNNSLDMSDTSLLERMEELRGTVDEVVAQENGFLDAPLSARQATLSWSEGSEGRERCYGASHERYKVNEEQHQDVSPTDLMGELCEEEEILTVDTATNEITVRPAPPSTLLLQSEEVLAGGDRMSDTDDTSSTGTSCSTTSGSFECLTQDRVSRSAEDVGMARDERGVEIAFPSATWDRSATSTKGVLKSSLYENKEGASQASSTSLRKSVSFNDVIRSVYHYPPEEELPTPRSADLDYSSFQDWEFQSSPEDDFRIVEEMESSDEDNEDPRALPRYPPGGLEGIDNACVNGDGNLLTNERPPWDSMSDLSCLDGESEDEPDAAEKAPRDGLWNDANANTEPLFVNSNFGNLSKLPSSAAVAQGSSGVGNVEKV